The following coding sequences are from one Coffea arabica cultivar ET-39 chromosome 11e, Coffea Arabica ET-39 HiFi, whole genome shotgun sequence window:
- the LOC113719380 gene encoding probable LRR receptor-like serine/threonine-protein kinase At3g47570 isoform X2: protein MGNKLSGRLPSSMGYGFFNLEELYLHMNEFDGVIPASISNASQLTILTLSTNKFSGPIPNSLGNLRLLRLLDLFENHLTTETSSRELSFINYLTNCMYLTLIAFGDNPLHGFLPVSIGNLSTSIEKFYAYDCGIEGSIPEAIANLSNLLVLSLYGNQLSGPVPVRVKQLQNLQLLSFFSNQLSGSIPDSLCELKSLFGLHLEENQLHGSIPSCLGNVSSLREISFAGNLINSSIPASLWNLTDLLLLNLSSNSLIGSLPQEIGSLKAVTLMDLSGNHLSGNIPSSIGGLQSLANLSLAQNELEGPIPDSLSHMLSLELLDLSNNNLLGFIPKSLEALSYLHYINLSFNHLRGEIPSSGPFENFTYESFIFNDDLCGAQRFHVPPCNSPRIHKSSRKKVFHVLGIILGIVATVIAATTAVILVLRCRRKGEVSRNTDLLPMGLPKPISYYELVQATNNYDESNLLGKGSFGSVYKGILTDGRVVAVKVFTFLAEVTSRSFDTECEVLRNLRHRNLTKVIGSCSNLDFKALVLDYKPNGSLEKWLYSNGHNHCLDLLQRISIMMDVASALEYLHFGYATPVIHCDLKPSNILLDESMVAYVSDFGIAKFLDEGNSVLHTETLATLGYMAPEYGLEGQVSTRIDVYSFGIVLMETFSRMKPSDEMFKGNFSLKNWIEECLLDATTQVIDANLLRQQDKHFDEKLKCVSLIFKLASSCCTECPQDRVDMKDVVAALKKIKRQLDTFSDISVK from the exons ATG GGCAACAAGCTATCTGGAAGACTTCCATCATCCATGGGTTATGGATTTTTCAACCTCGAAGAGCTTTATCTCCATATGAATGAGTTTGATGGAGTGATACCAGCCTCAATCTCAAATGCATCTCAACTGACAATTTTGACAttgagtacaaacaaattcagTGGTCCAATTCCAAACTCCCTTGGAAACCTGAGACTTCTAAGATTGCTGGATCTCTTTGAAAATCATTTGACAACTGAAACTTCATCAAGAGAATTGAGCTTCATCAATTACTTGACAAATTGTATGTATCTAACACTGATAGCTTTTGGTGACAATCCACTGCACGGTTTTCTTCCAGTATCAATTGGGAATCTCTCAACTTCTATTGAGAAATTCTATGCGTATGATTGTGGAATCGAGGGAAGCATTCCAGAAGCAATTGCGAATTTGAGCAATCTATTGGTTTTGAGTCTATATGGAAATCAACTAAGTGGACCAGTTCCCGTCAGAGTGAAACAATTGCAAAACCTCCAActtttaagtttcttttctaATCAACTGAGTGGTTCAATTCCAGATAGTCTTTGTGAGTTAAAGAGCTTGTTCGGTTTACATCTGGAGGAAAATCAGCTTCATGGGTCAATACCATCATGCTTGGGTAATGTTAGTTCTCTGAGAGAAATTAGCTTTGCTGGGAACTTAATAAACTCGAGCATACCTGCTAGCTTGTGGAACCTCACTGATCTCTTGCTCTTGAATCTGTCCTCTAATTCCTTGATTGGCTCACTACCTCAggaaattggaagcttgaaggCAGTAACACTAATGGATTTGTCAGGAAATCATCTTAGTGGGAATATTCCAAGTTCGATTGGAGGTTTGCAAAGTCTAGCCAATCTTTCTTTAGCACAAAATGAACTTGAGGGACCTATTCCAGACTCACTCAGTCATATGTTAAGCTTGGAACTTTTGGACCTATCCAATAACAATCTATTAGGTTTTATCCCAAAGTCCTTGGAGGCACTTTCATATCTCCATTACATTAATCTTTCTTTCAACCACTTAAGAGGAGAAATTCCGTCCAGTGGTCCATTCGAGAACTTCACATATGAATCATTCATATTTAATGATGACTTGTGTGGTGCTCAAAGGTTTCATGTTCCTCCTTGCAATTCTCCTCGGATTCACAAATCGAGTCGAAAGAAAGTATTTCACGTGTTAGGCATTATATTGGGTATTGTAGCAACAGTAATTGCTGCTACAACTGCAGTAATTTTAGTTTTAAGATGCCGAAGGAAGGGTGAGGTTTCAAGAAATACTGATTTATTGCCCATGGGACTGCCAAAACCAATTTCGTATTATGAACTCGTGCAAGCAACCAATAACTATGATGAAAGCAATTTACTTGGCAAAGGGAGTTTTGGATCTGTATATAAAGGTATTCTAACGGATGGGAGAGTTGTTGCTGTAAAAGTTTTTACTTTCCTAGCAGAAGTCACTTCCAGGAGTTTTGATACAGAATGTGAAGTTCTACGCAACCTTCGCCATAGAAACCTAACAAAAGTGATCGGTAGTTGCTCTAACTTGGACTTCAAAGCCTTAGTGCTTGATTATAAGCCCAATGGGAGCCTTGAGAAATGGTTGTACTCCAATGGCCACAACCATTGTTTGGATCTGCTGCAAAGGATAAGCATAATGATGGATGTTGCTTCCGCATTGGAATATCTTCACTTTGGATATGCGACGCCAGTGATTCACTGTGATCTGAAACCTAGTAACATATTGCTCGACGAAAGCATGGTTGCTTATGTAAGTGACTTTGGTATTGCTAAATTTTTGGATGAAGGAAATAGCGTTCTACATACCGAGACTCTCGCAACACTTGGATACATGGCACCAG AATATGGACTTGAAGGACAGGTGTCAACAAGAATTGACGTGTATAGTTTTGGCATAGTTTTGATGGAAACATTCTCAAGAATGAAGCCTAGTGATGAAATGTTCAAAGGAAATTTCAGTCTAAAGAACTGGATAGAAGAGTGTCTGCTTGATGCAACAACTCAGGTTATAGATGCCAATTTACTGAGGCAACAAGATAAGCATTTCGATGAGAAATTGAAGTGTGTTTCACTGATCTTCAAATTGGCTTCAAGTTGCTGCACTGAATGCCCACAGGATCGAGTTGATATGAAAGATGTTGTGGCGGCACTTAAGAAGATAAAACGTCAACTTGACACTTTTTCTGATATCTCAGTAAAGTGA
- the LOC113719380 gene encoding probable LRR receptor-like serine/threonine-protein kinase At3g47570 isoform X1, with amino-acid sequence MSTLLKLGLQGNKLSGRLPSSMGYGFFNLEELYLHMNEFDGVIPASISNASQLTILTLSTNKFSGPIPNSLGNLRLLRLLDLFENHLTTETSSRELSFINYLTNCMYLTLIAFGDNPLHGFLPVSIGNLSTSIEKFYAYDCGIEGSIPEAIANLSNLLVLSLYGNQLSGPVPVRVKQLQNLQLLSFFSNQLSGSIPDSLCELKSLFGLHLEENQLHGSIPSCLGNVSSLREISFAGNLINSSIPASLWNLTDLLLLNLSSNSLIGSLPQEIGSLKAVTLMDLSGNHLSGNIPSSIGGLQSLANLSLAQNELEGPIPDSLSHMLSLELLDLSNNNLLGFIPKSLEALSYLHYINLSFNHLRGEIPSSGPFENFTYESFIFNDDLCGAQRFHVPPCNSPRIHKSSRKKVFHVLGIILGIVATVIAATTAVILVLRCRRKGEVSRNTDLLPMGLPKPISYYELVQATNNYDESNLLGKGSFGSVYKGILTDGRVVAVKVFTFLAEVTSRSFDTECEVLRNLRHRNLTKVIGSCSNLDFKALVLDYKPNGSLEKWLYSNGHNHCLDLLQRISIMMDVASALEYLHFGYATPVIHCDLKPSNILLDESMVAYVSDFGIAKFLDEGNSVLHTETLATLGYMAPEYGLEGQVSTRIDVYSFGIVLMETFSRMKPSDEMFKGNFSLKNWIEECLLDATTQVIDANLLRQQDKHFDEKLKCVSLIFKLASSCCTECPQDRVDMKDVVAALKKIKRQLDTFSDISVK; translated from the exons ATGTCAACACTGCTAAAATTGGGCCTCCAGGGCAACAAGCTATCTGGAAGACTTCCATCATCCATGGGTTATGGATTTTTCAACCTCGAAGAGCTTTATCTCCATATGAATGAGTTTGATGGAGTGATACCAGCCTCAATCTCAAATGCATCTCAACTGACAATTTTGACAttgagtacaaacaaattcagTGGTCCAATTCCAAACTCCCTTGGAAACCTGAGACTTCTAAGATTGCTGGATCTCTTTGAAAATCATTTGACAACTGAAACTTCATCAAGAGAATTGAGCTTCATCAATTACTTGACAAATTGTATGTATCTAACACTGATAGCTTTTGGTGACAATCCACTGCACGGTTTTCTTCCAGTATCAATTGGGAATCTCTCAACTTCTATTGAGAAATTCTATGCGTATGATTGTGGAATCGAGGGAAGCATTCCAGAAGCAATTGCGAATTTGAGCAATCTATTGGTTTTGAGTCTATATGGAAATCAACTAAGTGGACCAGTTCCCGTCAGAGTGAAACAATTGCAAAACCTCCAActtttaagtttcttttctaATCAACTGAGTGGTTCAATTCCAGATAGTCTTTGTGAGTTAAAGAGCTTGTTCGGTTTACATCTGGAGGAAAATCAGCTTCATGGGTCAATACCATCATGCTTGGGTAATGTTAGTTCTCTGAGAGAAATTAGCTTTGCTGGGAACTTAATAAACTCGAGCATACCTGCTAGCTTGTGGAACCTCACTGATCTCTTGCTCTTGAATCTGTCCTCTAATTCCTTGATTGGCTCACTACCTCAggaaattggaagcttgaaggCAGTAACACTAATGGATTTGTCAGGAAATCATCTTAGTGGGAATATTCCAAGTTCGATTGGAGGTTTGCAAAGTCTAGCCAATCTTTCTTTAGCACAAAATGAACTTGAGGGACCTATTCCAGACTCACTCAGTCATATGTTAAGCTTGGAACTTTTGGACCTATCCAATAACAATCTATTAGGTTTTATCCCAAAGTCCTTGGAGGCACTTTCATATCTCCATTACATTAATCTTTCTTTCAACCACTTAAGAGGAGAAATTCCGTCCAGTGGTCCATTCGAGAACTTCACATATGAATCATTCATATTTAATGATGACTTGTGTGGTGCTCAAAGGTTTCATGTTCCTCCTTGCAATTCTCCTCGGATTCACAAATCGAGTCGAAAGAAAGTATTTCACGTGTTAGGCATTATATTGGGTATTGTAGCAACAGTAATTGCTGCTACAACTGCAGTAATTTTAGTTTTAAGATGCCGAAGGAAGGGTGAGGTTTCAAGAAATACTGATTTATTGCCCATGGGACTGCCAAAACCAATTTCGTATTATGAACTCGTGCAAGCAACCAATAACTATGATGAAAGCAATTTACTTGGCAAAGGGAGTTTTGGATCTGTATATAAAGGTATTCTAACGGATGGGAGAGTTGTTGCTGTAAAAGTTTTTACTTTCCTAGCAGAAGTCACTTCCAGGAGTTTTGATACAGAATGTGAAGTTCTACGCAACCTTCGCCATAGAAACCTAACAAAAGTGATCGGTAGTTGCTCTAACTTGGACTTCAAAGCCTTAGTGCTTGATTATAAGCCCAATGGGAGCCTTGAGAAATGGTTGTACTCCAATGGCCACAACCATTGTTTGGATCTGCTGCAAAGGATAAGCATAATGATGGATGTTGCTTCCGCATTGGAATATCTTCACTTTGGATATGCGACGCCAGTGATTCACTGTGATCTGAAACCTAGTAACATATTGCTCGACGAAAGCATGGTTGCTTATGTAAGTGACTTTGGTATTGCTAAATTTTTGGATGAAGGAAATAGCGTTCTACATACCGAGACTCTCGCAACACTTGGATACATGGCACCAG AATATGGACTTGAAGGACAGGTGTCAACAAGAATTGACGTGTATAGTTTTGGCATAGTTTTGATGGAAACATTCTCAAGAATGAAGCCTAGTGATGAAATGTTCAAAGGAAATTTCAGTCTAAAGAACTGGATAGAAGAGTGTCTGCTTGATGCAACAACTCAGGTTATAGATGCCAATTTACTGAGGCAACAAGATAAGCATTTCGATGAGAAATTGAAGTGTGTTTCACTGATCTTCAAATTGGCTTCAAGTTGCTGCACTGAATGCCCACAGGATCGAGTTGATATGAAAGATGTTGTGGCGGCACTTAAGAAGATAAAACGTCAACTTGACACTTTTTCTGATATCTCAGTAAAGTGA
- the LOC140021203 gene encoding uncharacterized protein, whose protein sequence is MCMFLPTTKAIWDALHQTYSKVNDAALIYDIKTKTTGAKQGTKIVTEYANFLQNQWQELDYYRTFDLNCSKCAVFIKKFIERDRVYDFLPGLNSEFNLVRIQILGRPEFPSLTQAKSQVRAEESRRGIMLELPSIENSALLSSKPQWLVLNKVAADKTNQTSGQKNREELWCTYCKKPQHTIEQCWKLHGKPPTREWG, encoded by the coding sequence ATGTGTATGTTTCTTCCTACAACAAAAGCAATTTGGGATGCCCTTCATCAGACATATTCCAAGGTTAATGATGCAGCTCTTATCTATGACATCAAGACAAAGACAACTGGAGCAAAACAAGGGACAAAAATAGTGACGGAGTATGCCAATTTTCTGCAAAACCAGTGGCAGGAACTGGATTATTACAGGACATTTGATTTGAACTGTAGCAAATGTGCAGTGTTTATCAAAAAGTTCATAGAAAGGGACCGAGTTTATGATTTTTTGCCTGGCCTAAACTCTGAATTCAATCTTGTACGAATTCAAATTCTGGGCAGGCCAGAATTTCCCTCTCTAACCCAAGCAAAATCCCAGGTACGTGCAGAAGAAAGTCGCAGGGGTATTATGTTAGAGTTACCTTCAATAGAAAATTCAGCTCTTTTAAGTTCCAAACCTCAGTGGTTGGTACTGAACAAGGTTGCTGCGGACAAGACCAATCAAACAAGTGGGCAAAAGAATCGCGAGGAGTTGTGGTGCACATACTGCAAGAAACCACAACACACCATAGAACAATGCTGGAAACTACATGGGAAACCACCCACTCGTGAATGGGGATAG